Proteins from a single region of Natrinema salifodinae:
- a CDS encoding 50S ribosomal protein L14 produces the protein MEAMKADVTQGLKKGSLVTCADNTGARELKVISVSGYHGTKNRQPKAGIGDKVTVSVTKGTPEMRRQVLEAVIVRQRKSIRRPDGTRLKFEDNAAVIIDENEEPRGTEIKGPIAREVAERFGAIASTATMIV, from the coding sequence ATGGAGGCGATGAAAGCCGACGTCACGCAGGGCCTCAAGAAAGGCTCGCTGGTCACGTGCGCCGACAACACCGGCGCGCGTGAGTTGAAGGTCATCAGTGTCTCGGGCTACCACGGCACCAAGAACCGCCAGCCGAAGGCGGGGATCGGTGACAAGGTGACCGTCTCGGTCACGAAGGGTACCCCCGAGATGCGCCGCCAGGTCCTCGAAGCCGTCATCGTCCGCCAGCGGAAGTCGATCCGCCGACCGGACGGCACGCGGCTGAAGTTCGAGGACAACGCGGCGGTCATCATCGACGAGAACGAAGAGCCCCGCGGCACGGAGATCAAGGGGCCGATCGCTCGCGAAGTCGCAGAGCGCTTCGGTGCAATCGCCTCTACCGCGACGATGATCGTATAG
- the secY gene encoding preprotein translocase subunit SecY, whose translation MGWKEAAEPVLTRMPAVRRPEGHVPFKRKLMWTAGILMLYFFLTNITLLGMQSGGANDLFGEFRAILAGSHGSVLQVGIGPIVTASIVLQLLGGANLLGLDTDDPRDQVLYQGLQKLLVVIMVTLTGLPMVFAGGFLPAQPSLQLGGLTLDQSQVQLLMFAQIFVGGILILYMDEVVSKWGVGSGIGLFIIAGVSQRLVTGLVQPATGGFFYDWYRILTGQVEMGSLASADGLQTLLINEGHIIALLTTVLIFGIVVYAESVRVEIPLSHARVKGARGRFPVKLIYASVLPMILVRAVQANVQFMGQILQGQWAGMPAWLGTYSSQGQPTGGFFYYVAPIYSPEDWMWWTANVAQEWWQVMIRIGIDVTFMVVGGAIFAIFWVETTDMGPEATAQQIQNSGMQIPGFRQNVGVIEKVMERYIPQVTVIGGALVGLLAVWANMLGTIGSVTGTGLLLAVSITYKLYEEIAEEQLMEMHPMMRQMFGNE comes from the coding sequence ATGGGATGGAAGGAAGCCGCTGAACCGGTCCTGACGCGGATGCCAGCAGTGCGCCGTCCGGAGGGGCACGTCCCCTTCAAGCGCAAGCTGATGTGGACGGCCGGCATCCTCATGTTGTACTTCTTCCTGACGAACATCACGCTGCTCGGGATGCAGTCCGGCGGCGCGAACGACCTCTTCGGGGAGTTCCGTGCGATCCTCGCTGGGTCGCACGGCTCGGTGCTGCAGGTCGGTATCGGACCGATCGTCACCGCGAGCATCGTCTTACAGTTGCTCGGCGGTGCGAACCTGCTCGGACTCGACACGGACGATCCGCGCGATCAGGTCCTCTACCAGGGCCTCCAGAAGCTGCTGGTCGTCATCATGGTGACGCTGACCGGACTCCCGATGGTGTTCGCCGGCGGCTTCCTCCCAGCCCAGCCATCGCTGCAACTCGGGGGACTGACCCTCGATCAGTCGCAGGTCCAACTCCTGATGTTCGCCCAGATCTTCGTTGGCGGGATCCTCATCCTCTATATGGACGAGGTCGTCAGCAAGTGGGGCGTCGGCAGCGGGATCGGCCTGTTCATCATCGCCGGCGTGAGCCAGCGCCTGGTCACCGGGCTCGTCCAGCCCGCGACCGGCGGGTTCTTCTACGACTGGTACCGGATCCTGACCGGTCAGGTCGAGATGGGCTCGCTCGCGTCCGCCGACGGCCTGCAGACGCTGCTGATCAACGAGGGGCACATCATCGCCCTGCTGACGACGGTCCTGATCTTCGGGATCGTCGTCTACGCCGAGTCGGTGCGTGTCGAGATCCCGCTGAGCCACGCTCGGGTCAAGGGCGCACGCGGTCGCTTCCCCGTGAAGCTCATCTACGCGAGCGTCCTGCCGATGATCCTCGTCCGCGCGGTCCAGGCGAACGTCCAGTTCATGGGCCAGATCCTGCAGGGCCAGTGGGCCGGGATGCCCGCCTGGCTCGGCACCTACTCGTCGCAGGGCCAGCCCACCGGTGGGTTCTTCTACTACGTGGCCCCGATCTATTCGCCGGAGGATTGGATGTGGTGGACTGCGAACGTCGCCCAGGAGTGGTGGCAGGTGATGATCCGGATCGGCATCGACGTCACGTTCATGGTCGTCGGTGGTGCGATCTTCGCCATCTTCTGGGTCGAGACCACGGACATGGGGCCCGAAGCGACGGCCCAGCAGATCCAAAATTCGGGGATGCAGATCCCCGGGTTCCGACAGAACGTCGGCGTCATCGAGAAGGTCATGGAGCGGTACATCCCGCAGGTGACCGTCATCGGCGGCGCCTTAGTCGGACTGCTGGCCGTCTGGGCGAACATGCTCGGCACCATCGGGTCCGTCACCGGAACCGGGCTGCTGCTGGCCGTCTCCATCACGTACAAGCTGTACGAGGAGATCGCCGAGGAGCAGCTCATGGAGATGCACCCGATGATGCGCCAGATGTTCGGCAATGAGTGA
- a CDS encoding ribonuclease P protein component 1 — MALTPETLPRHELNGLPVRVVESDDASREGLAGRVVIETTKTLSIEIRDNGESRVVMVPKSGSTFEFAITDDAADLAKRSGTASKLADTEPDSAESSDESDRAGGDAAGCRGDGPSRDHRHAAGEDVAYVTVDGSRLLSRPARRTETSGDSPWQ; from the coding sequence ATGGCACTGACACCCGAGACCCTGCCGCGACACGAACTCAACGGCCTCCCCGTGCGGGTCGTCGAGAGCGACGACGCCTCGCGGGAGGGCCTGGCGGGTCGCGTCGTCATCGAGACGACGAAGACCCTCTCGATCGAGATTCGCGATAACGGCGAGTCTCGGGTCGTCATGGTGCCGAAATCGGGCTCGACGTTCGAGTTCGCGATCACAGATGACGCCGCCGACCTCGCAAAGAGGTCGGGGACCGCGTCCAAACTGGCCGACACTGAACCCGACTCCGCCGAGTCATCGGACGAGTCGGACCGAGCCGGCGGCGACGCCGCCGGCTGTCGTGGCGATGGTCCCTCGCGGGACCACCGCCACGCTGCTGGCGAGGACGTGGCCTACGTTACGGTCGATGGATCGCGCTTGCTCTCACGACCCGCCCGACGCACGGAAACGAGTGGTGACTCACCATGGCAATAG
- a CDS encoding 30S ribosomal protein S14 — translation MSESETETETETNADRTGEHAAKRTGQIESCQRCGREQGLVGKYDINLCRQCFREIARDMGFKKYR, via the coding sequence ATGAGTGAAAGCGAAACCGAAACTGAAACCGAAACCAACGCCGACCGCACGGGCGAGCACGCGGCAAAGCGGACGGGACAGATCGAGTCCTGTCAGCGCTGTGGCCGCGAGCAAGGGCTCGTCGGCAAGTACGATATCAACCTTTGTCGACAGTGCTTCCGAGAGATCGCCCGCGACATGGGATTCAAGAAGTACCGATAA
- a CDS encoding 30S ribosomal protein S5 — MSANDYNDDGWQPVTRLGRMVQEGEIDTMDAALNSGLPLKEPELVDQLLPGLEDEVLDINMVQRMTDSGRRVKFRCVVAVGDRDGFIGYAEGRDDQVGSAIQKAIGIAKLNMIKVPRGSGSWEDRSDRPHSLTRRTTGKAGSVEVEVIPAPEGLGLAASDTVRAVLELAGIENAWTKSHGNTRTTVNLAKATFNALENASQSRQPRRNRESEREVADQ, encoded by the coding sequence ATGAGCGCAAACGACTACAACGACGACGGTTGGCAGCCCGTCACCCGTCTCGGCCGCATGGTTCAGGAGGGCGAAATCGACACCATGGACGCTGCCCTCAACTCGGGTCTCCCGCTGAAGGAGCCCGAACTCGTCGATCAGCTCCTGCCGGGGCTGGAAGACGAGGTTCTGGACATCAACATGGTCCAGCGGATGACCGACTCCGGACGACGCGTGAAGTTCCGGTGCGTCGTCGCCGTCGGCGACCGTGACGGCTTCATCGGCTACGCCGAGGGCCGGGACGACCAGGTCGGGTCTGCCATCCAGAAGGCGATCGGTATCGCGAAGCTGAACATGATCAAGGTGCCCCGCGGCTCCGGGTCGTGGGAGGACCGCTCGGACCGACCCCACTCGCTGACCCGACGGACGACCGGCAAAGCCGGCTCCGTCGAGGTCGAGGTCATCCCCGCCCCCGAAGGGCTGGGCCTGGCCGCCAGCGACACGGTCCGCGCCGTCCTCGAACTGGCCGGGATCGAAAACGCCTGGACCAAGAGCCACGGCAACACCCGGACCACGGTGAACCTCGCAAAGGCGACGTTCAACGCGCTCGAGAACGCCTCGCAGTCGCGCCAGCCGCGACGGAACCGAGAGAGCGAACGCGAGGTGGCTGACCAATGA
- a CDS encoding 50S ribosomal protein L5, with translation MSEADSADFHEMREPRVEKVVVHMGVGQGGRELGRAEDIIEEVTGQESVRTQAKRTEPDFGIRQGDPIGAKVTLRGNDAYDFLETALPLADVSASQFDNTGNFSFGVEEHTDFPSQEYDPNVGIYGLDVTVNLVRPGYRVSKRDKATRSIPSKHRLIPEDAIEFLEANFDVSVEGTDDE, from the coding sequence ATGAGCGAAGCCGACTCCGCCGACTTCCACGAGATGCGCGAACCGCGCGTCGAGAAGGTCGTCGTCCACATGGGCGTCGGTCAGGGCGGTCGTGAACTCGGCCGCGCCGAGGACATCATCGAGGAGGTCACGGGCCAGGAAAGCGTCCGTACGCAGGCAAAGCGGACCGAGCCCGACTTCGGCATCCGTCAGGGTGACCCGATCGGTGCGAAGGTGACTCTCCGCGGCAACGACGCCTACGATTTCCTCGAGACGGCGCTGCCGCTCGCCGACGTCTCGGCGTCGCAGTTCGACAACACGGGGAACTTCAGCTTCGGTGTCGAGGAACACACCGACTTCCCCAGCCAGGAGTACGACCCGAACGTCGGGATCTACGGGCTGGACGTCACCGTCAACCTGGTGCGTCCGGGCTACCGCGTCTCCAAGCGCGACAAGGCCACCCGCTCGATCCCGTCGAAGCACCGTCTGATCCCCGAGGACGCCATCGAGTTCCTCGAGGCGAACTTCGACGTCAGCGTGGAGGGCACGGACGATGAGTGA
- the rplX gene encoding 50S ribosomal protein L24, whose product MSKQPHKQRTQTERAPLHKRQKQLHATLSDELREEYDTRRTRVNAGDTVEIMRGDHAGEQGEVMRAILEDGTIHVEDVTVETADGEEVPRPLDPSNVRITELDLEDERREARLEGDNE is encoded by the coding sequence ATGAGCAAGCAACCACACAAACAGCGAACGCAGACGGAGCGTGCGCCGCTGCACAAGCGGCAGAAGCAGCTCCACGCGACGCTGTCCGACGAGCTCCGCGAGGAGTACGACACCCGTCGCACCCGCGTCAACGCGGGCGACACGGTCGAGATCATGCGCGGCGACCACGCCGGCGAGCAAGGCGAGGTCATGCGCGCGATTCTCGAAGACGGGACGATCCACGTCGAGGACGTGACCGTCGAGACGGCCGACGGCGAAGAAGTGCCGCGGCCGCTCGACCCGTCGAACGTCCGGATCACGGAGCTCGACCTCGAGGACGAGCGTCGCGAGGCACGCCTCGAAGGTGATAACGAATGA
- a CDS encoding 50S ribosomal protein L32e: MADEQDEPQELEDISGVGESKAEALREAGFESIQDVKEADQDDLANADGIGNALAARIKADVGDLEVSEETEAEIEDEGVEEEAEADEDVETELRPRGLTEKTPELTDEEQRLLTRRKSEGKPQFNRQDYHKKKRTPESWRRPRGTLSKQRRSVKGKGPKVGAGYRTPTEVRGKHPSGFEEVYVENTDDLEGVDGDREAVRIASSVGARKRERIEEQAEEQDIRVLNPTYEEVEVEAND, from the coding sequence ATGGCAGACGAGCAAGACGAACCCCAGGAACTCGAGGATATCAGCGGTGTCGGCGAAAGCAAGGCCGAAGCGCTGCGCGAGGCCGGCTTCGAGTCCATTCAGGACGTCAAGGAAGCCGACCAGGACGACCTGGCCAATGCTGACGGTATCGGGAACGCACTCGCGGCCCGTATCAAGGCCGACGTCGGTGACCTCGAGGTCTCCGAGGAGACCGAGGCCGAGATCGAAGACGAAGGCGTCGAGGAAGAAGCCGAAGCCGACGAAGACGTCGAGACGGAGCTTCGACCGCGCGGGCTGACCGAGAAGACGCCCGAGCTGACCGACGAGGAACAGCGGCTGCTCACCCGACGCAAGAGCGAGGGCAAGCCGCAGTTCAACCGGCAGGATTACCACAAGAAGAAGCGGACGCCGGAATCGTGGCGTCGTCCCCGCGGCACGCTGTCCAAACAGCGCCGCAGCGTCAAGGGCAAGGGCCCGAAAGTGGGAGCCGGCTACCGAACGCCCACCGAAGTCCGGGGGAAACACCCCAGCGGCTTCGAGGAGGTCTACGTCGAGAACACGGACGACCTCGAGGGCGTCGACGGCGACCGCGAAGCGGTCCGGATCGCCTCCTCAGTCGGCGCGCGCAAGCGCGAACGGATCGAGGAGCAGGCAGAGGAGCAGGACATTCGCGTCCTGAACCCGACCTACGAAGAAGTCGAGGTGGAAGCCAATGACTGA
- a CDS encoding 30S ribosomal protein S17 yields MAIGLDVETPPEPENPEEYDYEKCPFYGELSVRGQVLEGTVVSTDMDKTVVVEREYDVAVPKYDRHMKRRSRVPAHVPGVLEPLSVGDTVKIAETRPLSKTKSHVVVEVTEEATAADVAELTGQAEPEPELSDEDLAAAADEDEGDQ; encoded by the coding sequence ATGGCAATAGGACTAGACGTTGAAACCCCTCCGGAACCAGAAAACCCGGAGGAATACGACTACGAGAAGTGTCCGTTCTACGGCGAGCTCTCCGTTCGAGGCCAAGTCCTCGAGGGGACCGTCGTCTCGACGGACATGGACAAGACCGTGGTCGTCGAGCGAGAGTACGACGTGGCGGTTCCGAAATACGACCGCCACATGAAGCGACGCTCGCGCGTCCCGGCTCACGTGCCGGGCGTGCTCGAGCCGCTCTCGGTCGGTGACACGGTCAAGATCGCAGAGACCCGACCACTGTCGAAGACCAAATCGCACGTGGTCGTCGAAGTAACCGAAGAAGCAACCGCGGCGGACGTCGCCGAGCTCACGGGCCAGGCCGAGCCTGAGCCGGAGCTCTCCGACGAGGACCTCGCCGCGGCTGCAGACGAAGACGAAGGTGATCAGTGA
- a CDS encoding uL15m family ribosomal protein: protein MTSKKRRQRGSRTHSGGSHKNRRGAGHRGGRGRAGRSKHEFHNYEPKGKHGFKRPQDIREEVAEIDVQKLDEDAILYAAEGLAEETDDGYRLDARDIVEDGHEVDVVKVLGSGQVRNALEVTADAFSDAAEEKLETADGEAILSERGQERAADAESDAEEQDEE, encoded by the coding sequence ATGACGAGCAAAAAACGACGCCAGCGCGGATCGCGGACCCACAGCGGCGGCTCCCACAAGAATCGACGCGGGGCCGGTCACCGCGGTGGTCGCGGCCGCGCCGGGCGAAGCAAACACGAGTTCCACAACTACGAACCGAAGGGCAAACACGGCTTCAAGCGACCGCAGGACATCCGCGAGGAGGTCGCCGAGATCGACGTCCAGAAGCTCGACGAGGACGCGATCCTCTACGCCGCCGAAGGACTGGCCGAGGAGACCGACGACGGCTACCGCCTCGACGCACGCGACATCGTCGAGGACGGCCACGAGGTCGACGTCGTCAAGGTCCTCGGCTCGGGGCAGGTTCGCAACGCCCTTGAGGTAACGGCGGACGCCTTCTCCGACGCGGCCGAGGAGAAACTCGAGACCGCCGACGGCGAGGCGATCCTCTCCGAGCGCGGTCAGGAGCGAGCGGCCGACGCTGAATCCGACGCCGAAGAACAGGACGAGGAGTAA
- a CDS encoding 30S ribosomal protein S4e — translation MTKHQKRLSVPKSWPVERKTETFTVKAGAGPHGKEGVPLVVLLRDVLGYVDSRKEARYALSEDAILINGDAINDEQRPIGMFDIVAFPGREEYYRVFPDEGGQLALTGINEDAAQSRLGKIESKQQVPGGQTQLTLHDGTNVLVEDDEYSTNDSIVVDNEDKSVVAHFPYEEGALVTAVRGNHGGKVGEINAIDVTPGSGSNTVGVSTDDGGFETVEEYVVVIDENFVGGDDE, via the coding sequence ATGACGAAACACCAGAAACGACTGTCGGTCCCGAAGTCCTGGCCGGTCGAGCGGAAGACCGAGACCTTCACGGTGAAGGCCGGTGCCGGCCCGCACGGTAAGGAGGGCGTCCCGCTCGTCGTCCTCCTGCGGGACGTGCTCGGCTACGTGGACTCGCGCAAGGAAGCCCGGTACGCCCTCTCCGAGGATGCGATCCTCATCAACGGGGACGCGATCAACGACGAACAGCGCCCGATCGGCATGTTCGACATCGTTGCCTTCCCCGGGCGCGAGGAGTACTACCGCGTCTTCCCCGACGAGGGCGGTCAGCTCGCGCTGACCGGGATCAACGAGGACGCGGCCCAGAGCCGCCTCGGCAAGATCGAGAGCAAGCAGCAGGTGCCCGGCGGCCAGACGCAGCTGACGCTGCACGACGGGACGAACGTCCTCGTCGAGGACGACGAGTACAGCACCAACGACTCGATCGTCGTCGATAACGAGGACAAGTCGGTCGTCGCCCACTTCCCCTACGAAGAGGGCGCGCTCGTCACCGCCGTCCGCGGCAACCACGGCGGCAAGGTCGGCGAGATCAACGCGATCGACGTCACGCCAGGCAGCGGCTCGAACACCGTCGGCGTCTCCACGGACGACGGCGGCTTCGAGACGGTCGAGGAGTACGTCGTCGTGATCGACGAGAACTTCGTCGGAGGTGACGACGAATGA
- a CDS encoding 50S ribosomal protein L18 gives MATGPRYKVPMRRRREVRTDYHQRLRLLKSGKPRLVARKSNKHTTAQLVTPGPQGDETLASAHSSDLEEYGWEAPTSNISAAYLTGLLAGKRAVDAGLEEAVLDIGLNTATPGNKVFAVQEGAIDAGLEIPHNDSVLADWSRTRGEHIAEYAEQLDEPLYSGDFDATDLPEHFDEVREAILE, from the coding sequence ATGGCGACAGGACCACGATACAAAGTGCCGATGCGGCGTCGCCGTGAGGTCCGGACGGACTACCACCAGAGGTTGCGCCTGCTGAAATCGGGCAAGCCCCGCCTCGTCGCTCGCAAGAGCAACAAGCACACTACGGCGCAGCTGGTCACTCCCGGACCTCAGGGAGACGAGACGCTCGCAAGCGCACACTCGAGCGACCTCGAGGAGTACGGCTGGGAAGCCCCCACGAGTAACATTTCCGCGGCTTACCTGACCGGCCTGCTGGCCGGCAAACGGGCGGTCGACGCCGGCCTCGAAGAGGCCGTCCTCGACATCGGCCTCAACACGGCCACGCCTGGCAACAAGGTGTTCGCGGTGCAGGAGGGCGCGATTGACGCCGGCCTCGAGATCCCGCATAACGACAGCGTGCTCGCGGACTGGTCGCGTACGCGCGGCGAGCACATCGCCGAGTACGCCGAACAGCTCGACGAGCCGTTGTACAGCGGCGACTTCGACGCAACTGACCTCCCCGAACACTTCGATGAGGTACGAGAGGCGATTCTAGAATGA
- a CDS encoding 50S ribosomal protein L19e produces the protein MTDLSAQKRLAADVLDVGKNRVWLDPDAQGEIAEAITRDEIRELVDDGRIQAADPKGNSRGRARERNEKRAYGHQNGQGKRRGKKGARQNEKDEWQNKIRAQRRKLRELRDKGEITPTQYRELYKKAGGGEFRSVRYLLNYIDDNYGDQ, from the coding sequence ATGACTGATCTCTCCGCACAGAAGCGACTGGCGGCCGACGTCTTAGACGTCGGCAAGAATCGCGTCTGGCTCGACCCCGACGCCCAGGGTGAGATCGCCGAAGCGATCACGCGCGACGAGATCCGCGAACTCGTCGACGACGGCCGTATCCAGGCCGCCGACCCGAAGGGCAACTCCCGCGGCCGCGCCCGAGAGCGCAACGAAAAGCGTGCCTACGGCCACCAGAACGGTCAGGGTAAGCGCCGCGGCAAGAAGGGCGCCCGCCAGAACGAGAAAGACGAATGGCAGAACAAGATTCGCGCACAGCGCCGGAAGCTGCGCGAACTCCGCGACAAGGGCGAAATCACGCCCACGCAGTACCGCGAGCTCTACAAGAAGGCTGGCGGCGGGGAGTTCCGTAGCGTCCGGTACCTGTTGAACTACATCGACGACAACTACGGTGACCAATAA
- a CDS encoding 50S ribosomal protein L6: protein MRVELEIPENVSVEVDRFDVTVEGPEGSVTRRLWYPDVTVEADDDQVVIESGTEDAKTNATVGTFESHIENAFHGVTEGWEYEMEVFYSHFPMQVRAEGDEVVIENFLGEKAARRTTIHGETEVSVDDEQLVLSGPDKEDVGQTAADIEQLTRVSGKDTRIFQDGVYITNKPAKGGV from the coding sequence ATGCGAGTTGAACTGGAAATCCCCGAAAACGTATCCGTCGAGGTCGATCGATTCGACGTGACCGTCGAGGGTCCGGAAGGCAGCGTCACGCGCCGCCTCTGGTACCCCGACGTGACCGTCGAGGCCGACGACGACCAGGTGGTCATCGAGAGCGGTACCGAGGACGCGAAGACGAACGCGACCGTCGGCACCTTCGAGAGCCACATCGAGAACGCGTTCCACGGCGTGACCGAGGGCTGGGAGTACGAGATGGAAGTCTTCTACTCTCACTTCCCGATGCAGGTCCGCGCGGAAGGCGACGAGGTCGTCATCGAGAACTTCCTCGGCGAGAAGGCAGCGCGACGAACGACTATCCACGGTGAGACGGAGGTCTCCGTCGACGACGAGCAGCTCGTCCTGTCCGGCCCCGACAAGGAGGACGTCGGACAGACGGCGGCCGACATCGAGCAGCTGACCCGTGTCAGCGGCAAGGACACCCGTATCTTCCAGGACGGGGTCTACATCACCAACAAACCCGCCAAGGGAGGTGTCTGA
- a CDS encoding 30S ribosomal protein S8, producing MTGNDPLSNALSGLDNAESVGHLSHEVTPASNEIGSVLEVFYDRGYIDGFEYVDDGKAGRFEIELKGAINECGPIKPRYAAGADDFEKWEKRYLPARDFGALVVTTSSGIMSHYEAREQGIGGQVIAYVY from the coding sequence ATGACCGGGAACGATCCACTCAGCAACGCGCTCTCGGGTCTCGACAACGCCGAGAGTGTCGGACACCTGAGCCACGAGGTAACGCCCGCCTCGAACGAGATCGGCAGCGTGCTCGAGGTCTTCTACGACCGCGGGTACATCGACGGCTTCGAGTACGTCGATGACGGCAAAGCCGGTCGGTTCGAGATCGAACTGAAAGGAGCGATCAACGAGTGCGGCCCCATCAAGCCCCGCTACGCCGCCGGTGCCGACGACTTCGAGAAGTGGGAGAAGCGCTATCTCCCCGCTCGAGACTTCGGCGCTCTCGTCGTTACGACGAGCAGTGGCATCATGAGCCACTACGAGGCGCGCGAACAGGGTATTGGGGGCCAGGTGATCGCATACGTCTACTAA
- a CDS encoding 50S ribosomal protein L30 has product MKAVVQVRGEVNRQEDVQDTLEMLNIHNVNHCALVPETDTYTGMVNKVNDYVAHGEPSAEVLATLLERRAEPLEGKQSDVDEAWLADNSEYGGFDELAEALLDEETTLRDEGLSPTLRLHPPRGGHEGIKKPTAEGGQLGKHTTGEINDLLESMR; this is encoded by the coding sequence ATGAAGGCAGTCGTCCAGGTCCGCGGTGAGGTAAACCGCCAGGAGGACGTCCAGGATACCCTGGAGATGCTGAACATCCACAACGTCAACCACTGCGCACTCGTCCCCGAGACCGACACCTACACGGGGATGGTCAACAAGGTCAACGATTACGTCGCTCACGGCGAACCCAGTGCCGAGGTGCTCGCGACGCTGCTCGAGCGCCGTGCGGAGCCGCTTGAGGGCAAGCAGTCCGACGTCGACGAAGCGTGGCTCGCCGACAACAGCGAGTACGGCGGCTTCGACGAGCTCGCCGAGGCGCTGCTCGACGAGGAGACGACGCTCCGCGACGAGGGGCTGTCGCCGACGCTCCGGCTTCACCCGCCACGCGGTGGCCACGAGGGCATCAAGAAGCCGACCGCCGAGGGCGGTCAACTCGGAAAGCATACAACAGGGGAAATCAACGACCTCTTAGAATCGATGCGATAA